GTTTCAGGCATGATTTCCAGCAACTTGGGGTTGGCTTCCTTTCGCTTTTCAGGGTTGCGCTGTCTGACAATAAATTCCTTTTTCATTCCAGAACCGGACACCCCTGGCCTGATAATGGAACTGGCGGCCACCAATCCCAAATAATCCTGTGTTTGAAGTTTTTGCATTAATCCACGCATCGCTGGAGACTCCACGTAATAAGCTCCAATGGCTTTTCCCCTTTTCAATAAATCGTTTATTTTAGGGTCTTTTTTGAATGTCTCAACCTGGGTAATATCAATGGGAGGCCATTCCGGTCTATTGTATTGAATAATTTCAATAGCTTCCTTGATTTTAGCCAAGCCCCTCTGACCTAGAATATCAAACTTAAAAATCCCCACATCTTCAGCAATGATCATGTCAAATTGAATGGTTGGAAACCCTTTAGGCGGCAAATCGGTAGCCGAATAATAATGAATGGGTTTGTCCAAGATCAACACACCACAGGAATGCACGCTTAAATGATTGGGGAAGCCCCTAATGAGCTGACCATATTTTAAAACCAAGCTTGACATTTCGTCCAAACTTTCCGGAGTGTAATTCCCATCACTCAATTTATCGATCTCTTCTTTTGGCAATCCAAAGACTTTGCCCAGTTCCCTCACCACACCTCTATATTTAAATGTGTTATAGGTTGCCAACAACCCCACATTCTTAAATCTATTGAAAATATATTGGGTGATATCCTCCCTATCCTTCCAAGAAAAATCAATATCAAAATCTGGAGGCGACGCCCTAAATGGATTGATAAAACGCTCAAAATACAGGTCCAGTTCAATGGGGTCAACATCCGTAATTCCAATGATATACGCCACGATACTGTTGGCACCACTACCCCGCCCCACATGGATGTATCCCATCCGTTTGGAATAGGAAATAATGTCATAATTAATCAAAAAATAGGACACAAAATCCATCGTCCTGATCGTGGTCAGTTCGGTCTGTAAACGCGCTTTAACCTTGTCATTCGGATGGGCATATCTTTTATGTAAATTATCCTCACAGAGTTTTACCAGCAGCTCATAATCGGCTTCAGGAGATTCCAAATACACCTTTTGGTTTTGTGTTACCCGGTCTTTTCCAAAATTAAAATCAATGGCACATACATTCAATATGTGTTCTGTATTGGCAATTATCTGTGGATATTCAGCGTAGGTTTTTTTTAAATCTTCAAGTGATAACATGGTATCCGTTATTCTACACTCTTCAGATGTTTGAAGCTTGCTCAATAAGGTATTATTATCAATGGCCCTTAGCAATCGATGGGCGTTAAAGTCTTTTTTGTTTCTAATGGTTACCTGTTGTTGTATAACCAACTTATCCGTATATGATTTATAAATTGAAAAAGGTAGTTTTTTCAGCTCCTCTACAGAAACACCAATAAACTCATAATCCTTAAATTGTTTCTTTTCGTTTTGCAGCACCTTTTCAAACGGATAAATAACGAGCACATCCTTAAACATTGGTGCATTATCTGGAATGCTTTTCTTTTGATGTGAGTACTCAGATAAAAACCCATTCAATTCCTGAAAACCCTGGTTGTTTTTTGCAATGCCCACAAACTGCTGTAAGGCACCATTCCTAAAGTCAACGCCAATAATGGGTTTTAAATTAAACTCTTTGGCTTTGCGAATGAAATTCAAACAAGCGGATGTATTGTTGATATCGGTCAGCGCCAGTGCTGTCACATTGTTTTTTATGGCAAGCTCCAGGAGATCTACCTCTGAAAATGTTCCAAAGCGCAGGGAATAATAGGTATGGCAATTGAGATACATTATTGTTTTCTATGTGCCAATAAAATAGGCGGTTCACCATTAAAAGGGTTATGGAAACGTCCAATGGTCTTTGCACCCATGGAAGCAGCTTTTTGTATACTTAACTCACCATACCGACTGCGAATGGTATCCATGGCGTTGTAAAGGCTTAGCATTTCCTCGGTATCATCAAATAAATTAATCTGGTAGTTTCCGGTCACTAAATCACTAAACTTAACGCCCACCAAACGGATCAATAATCGACGTTGGTACAGATTATCAAACAGCTCCAATATTTTAGGAATCAGCACATGGTCGGCACTGGTGTATGGAATTTTTAGTTGTTTGGAATAGGTATTGAAATCCGAATACCTAATCTTCACACTAATACATGATGCCAGTTTATCACCCCTTCTCAATTGAAAGGCTAAATTTTCTGCCATAGCAAAAACAGTGGTACGTAATTTAACCATGTCGGTAGTATCTTTACTGAAGGTGCGTTCCGTTGAAATGGATTTTCGTTCATGGAACGGAATGAGTGGCGGGTCGTCCAAACCATTGGCACGTTTCCAAATCGTTGTTCCATTCACACCCAGTACACTGGTCATCATTTCTACAGGCATCTGTTGCACCACGCCCACTTTATCAATACCTAAATTTCTGAGGATTTGATAGGTTTTATCACCCACTGAAGGGATTTTTCTAATGGACAACGGGGCTAAAAATGGTTTTTCAAACCCTGGGTCTATACGCAATTGGTTATTGGGTTTCGCTTCACCGGTGGCCACCTTGGAAACAATCTTGTTGGATGACAGACCAAACGATATGGGCAGACCTGTTTCCTTGATAATCTTTGTCCGCATTTCCGAAGCGTATTTATAGCTCCCAAAAAATTTATCCATCCCACTTAAATCGGCATAAAATTCATCAACACTGGCTTTTTCAAAAATGGGCACGTTTTCCTTGATGATGTCAGTAACCTGTTGTGAGTACTTGGTATATATGGAGGCATTGCCACGAATGACAACAGCTTCCGGGCATAGGCGTTTTGCCAATTTCATGGGCATGCCGGAATGGACACCAAAACGCCGTGTTTCATAGCTACAGGCAGCAACAACACCTCTGTCACC
This genomic window from Mariniflexile sp. TRM1-10 contains:
- a CDS encoding DNA polymerase III subunit alpha yields the protein MYLNCHTYYSLRFGTFSEVDLLELAIKNNVTALALTDINNTSACLNFIRKAKEFNLKPIIGVDFRNGALQQFVGIAKNNQGFQELNGFLSEYSHQKKSIPDNAPMFKDVLVIYPFEKVLQNEKKQFKDYEFIGVSVEELKKLPFSIYKSYTDKLVIQQQVTIRNKKDFNAHRLLRAIDNNTLLSKLQTSEECRITDTMLSLEDLKKTYAEYPQIIANTEHILNVCAIDFNFGKDRVTQNQKVYLESPEADYELLVKLCEDNLHKRYAHPNDKVKARLQTELTTIRTMDFVSYFLINYDIISYSKRMGYIHVGRGSGANSIVAYIIGITDVDPIELDLYFERFINPFRASPPDFDIDFSWKDREDITQYIFNRFKNVGLLATYNTFKYRGVVRELGKVFGLPKEEIDKLSDGNYTPESLDEMSSLVLKYGQLIRGFPNHLSVHSCGVLILDKPIHYYSATDLPPKGFPTIQFDMIIAEDVGIFKFDILGQRGLAKIKEAIEIIQYNRPEWPPIDITQVETFKKDPKINDLLKRGKAIGAYYVESPAMRGLMQKLQTQDYLGLVAASSIIRPGVSGSGMKKEFIVRQRNPEKRKEANPKLLEIMPETYGIMVYQEDVLKVANQFAGLTLGEADVLRRGMSGKFRSREEFMAVEQKFLENCKEKGYADALTLEVWNQIKSFAGYAFAKGHSASYAVESYQSLYLKCYFPLEFMVAVLNNGGGFYSTEHYIHEAKMCGGIVHPPCINHSEHQNILKGKDIYLGFGYLKSLESMTIKRFLTDRNFNGPYRSLDDFIDRVVISIEQITILIRIDAFRFTNRSKTELLWESIFKLSVSKQGTAQARLFKPKHRQFNLPSLTTTFIEEAYDQIELLGFPLCSYFDLVDEAFQDNIRASDMNKHVNQNVLLYGVLVNTRFHKASNGKLLRFCTFVDKEGNYFDTVHFTKVVDTYPIHGIGVYACYGKITEEFDFCSVDIIWSKKMSLKQDPRSQ
- a CDS encoding DNA polymerase Y family protein, whose amino-acid sequence is MGKNILHLDLDTFFVSCERLIDSRLQKRPLLVGGTGDRGVVAACSYETRRFGVHSGMPMKLAKRLCPEAVVIRGNASIYTKYSQQVTDIIKENVPIFEKASVDEFYADLSGMDKFFGSYKYASEMRTKIIKETGLPISFGLSSNKIVSKVATGEAKPNNQLRIDPGFEKPFLAPLSIRKIPSVGDKTYQILRNLGIDKVGVVQQMPVEMMTSVLGVNGTTIWKRANGLDDPPLIPFHERKSISTERTFSKDTTDMVKLRTTVFAMAENLAFQLRRGDKLASCISVKIRYSDFNTYSKQLKIPYTSADHVLIPKILELFDNLYQRRLLIRLVGVKFSDLVTGNYQINLFDDTEEMLSLYNAMDTIRSRYGELSIQKAASMGAKTIGRFHNPFNGEPPILLAHRKQ